One region of Armigeres subalbatus isolate Guangzhou_Male chromosome 3, GZ_Asu_2, whole genome shotgun sequence genomic DNA includes:
- the LOC134226701 gene encoding katanin p60 ATPase-containing subunit A-like 2, producing MSFEQDKRYMYERRRNILYLVSHYFSIVGLTQSRQALLDETHLTEEFEVCDNIDLDTIYQEYCSYYSLKFGKQPRIVKKNDSHTLQPIPALPQRKQSAYKKRPNPTVKPQPLSPRGEPETENELKALGNNLTVSQVFNQNQVSPSKSRDSSAVALTKINENGACSGPSLVPNLKPFIRLHENFTSEWKELADAVCRDLIKKDLCQRWNQVKGLDLPIKLLKESVITPLQYPDLFVGLTKPWRCILLHGPPGTGKTMLARTLCSETRDSITFFNATASTLISKWRGESEKLIRVLYDVARFYAPSIIFIDEFDGLASRRDSIGEHEASKRFKNEFLALIDGLDSGTDEERVFLLASTNIPWEIDPAFLRRFEKKILIDAPGKEGRLAIIHELIPVTTTWERKLLDNLAERTENFTGDEIRIACKEASMMMIRERIEKNCDTKGQTCSKSQADEVQYDQLLSALQQIQPATVPLIEKHREWNMKYGNHA from the exons ATGTCTTTTGAG CAAGACAAACGTTATATGTACGAACGTCGCCGGAATATCCTGTACTTAGTTTCACACTACTTTTCCATTGTGGGTCTCACTCAATCTCGCCAAGCTCTGCTGGATGAAACACATCTCACGGAAGAGTTCGAAGTATGTGACAATATAGATTTGGACACAATCTATCAGGAGTATTGCAGTTATTATTCGCTGAAATTCGGAAAACAACCAAGAATCGTCAAGAAAAACGATTCTCATACTCTCCAACCGATTCCTGCCCTTCCGCAGCGTAAGCAATCGGCATATAAGAAACGTCCCAATCCTACGGTAAAGCCTCAGCCATTGTCCCCACGTGGCGAACCGGAAACGGAGAATGAGCTCAAAGCTTTGGGAAACAACTTAACAGTATCTCAGGTGTTCAATCAAAATCAGGTGTCTCCTAGCAAATCAAGAGATTCTTCCGCAGTAGCTTTGACAAAAATCAACGAAAATGGTGCCTGCAGTGGGCCATCTCTAGTTCCCAATCTGAAACCATTTATAAGACTGCATGAAAATTTTACATCAGAGTGGAAAGAATTGGCGGACGCAGTTTGCAG AGACTTGATTAAGAAAGACCTCTGCCAGCGTTGGAACCAAGTGAAAGGCCTAGACCTGCCGATAAAGTTGCTCAAGGAAAGTGTGATTACGCCGTTGCAATACCCGGATCTGTTTGTCGGCTTGACCAAACCGTGGCGATGTATTTTGCTCCATGGTCCTCCCGGGACCGGAAAAACTATGCTCGCTCGGACACTCTGCTCGGAAACGCGTGATTCGATCACATTCTTCAACGCCACGGCCAGCACGCTGATCTCGAAGTGGCGCGGCGAGTCCGAAAAACTGATTCGGGTTCTGTACGATGTGGCCCGATTTTACGCTCCGTCGATCATCTTCATCGACGAGTTCGATGGGCTCGCTTCGCGACGAGACTCGATCGGTGAGCACGAAGCATCCAAACGGTTCAAAAACGAGTTCCTAGCGTTAATCGACGGATTGGATAGTGGGACGGATGAGGAGCGAGTATTTCTGCTGGCTAGTACCAACATTCCGTGGGAGATCGATCCCGCTTTCTTGAGACGATTTGAGAAAAAGATACTTATTGATGCACCCGGTAAGGAAGGTCGCTTGGCGATCATTCATGAGCTGATCCCAGTAACAACTACCTGGGAGCGGAAGCTGCTGGACAATTTGGCGGAAAGAACGGAGAATTTCACGGGAGATGAGATTCGGATCGCCTGCAAGGAAGCTTCCATGATGATGATACGAGAGAGAATCGAAAAGAATTGCG ACACCAAAGGACAAACCTGTTCTAAATCTCAAGCCGACGAAGTTCAATACGACCAATTGTTGAGCGCGTTACAACAAATTCAACCTGCCACCGTTCCGCTGATTGAGAAACACCGCGAGTGGAACATGAAGTACGGAAACCATGCATAA
- the LOC134219512 gene encoding putative serine protease K12H4.7, with amino-acid sequence MRAIVLASLALVAMTAAAATVPRTANQEENLKLMQQVMTKSFASTRKGVDDPEKRIIIENFFTTRVDHFNAQNTAEWTLRYFAVTDYYIPGGPILIFLGGTSPIVTSMVDESTLIYEMARELNGAVYAFESRFYGQSIITEDVSTENLSLLNVDQILADLAEFVRYLKVEVLKNEYAKVLVSGSELGGGLATWFRVRYPHLADAAWSSSGHHHAVMDFQEFSEAWGQTLIDYGSQECYNDIFVAFHVMQNLIDIGLANILYDKFNICSQVDPENRLQVMYFFSVMMTAVEIYTLRNGDLDDFADVCQDITSPQFSTSLDAFAYWFNTKFAEDIGCVVVDVDTMVEAFSETEWDAAFNALGARQALYQMCNEFGWFFTTDSDFQPFGSRVYLELYSETCRKVFGDWITFESIYYATVRANNRFGASAPVITNVHYTNGAEDPWRMIGITTDRNAYALADVIPRELSSADLPATSENDSEELLEVKRRVKSLISYYLYPATPREAPKSDDTVV; translated from the exons ATGAGAGCGATCGTTCTCGCCTCCCTGGCCTTGGTGGCCATGACGGCTGCCGCCGCCACCGTTCCCCGAACCGCTAACCAAGAGGAAAACCTTAAACTGATGCAGCAGGTCATGACGAAGTCTTTTGCATCAACCCGGAAGGGCGTCGACGATCCCGAGAAGCGAATCATCATCGAGAACTTCTTCACAACCCGTGTCGATCACTTCAACGCGCAGAATACGGCCGAATGGACGCTGCGGTACTTTGCAGTCACCGATTACTACATTCCCGGAGGACCCATTCTGATATTCCTTGGCGGCACTAGTCCGATTGTCACCTCGATGGTCGATGAGTCGACCTTGATTTACGAAATGGCTCGGGAGTTGAACGGCGCTGTCTATGCGTTTGAATCTCGGTTCTACGGCCAAAGCATCATCACGGA GGATGTGAGTACCGAAAATCTGAGCCTACTGAACGTGGATCAGATTCTGGCTGATTTGGCTGAGTTTGTTCGATACTTGAAGGTGGAAGTTTTGAAGAATGAATATGCCAAGGTTCTTGTATCTGGCAGTGAACTCGGTGGTGGGTTAGCCACCTGGTTCCGAGTTCGTTATCCACATCTGGCAGATGCAGCATGGTCTTCAAGTGGTCACCATCACGCTGTAATGGATTTCCAGGAGTTCTCTGAAGCCTGGGGACAAACTTTGATTGATTACGGTAGTCAGGAATGCTACAACGATAtattcgtggccttccacgtcATGCAAAATCTTATCGATATTGGTTTGGCCAATATTTTGTACGACAAATTCAATATTTGCTCACAAGTTGATCCAGAGAACCGTCTCCAAGTGATGTACTTCTTCAGTGTAATGATGACCGCCGTCGAAATCTACACGCTTCGGAATGGAGA cCTCGATGATTTTGCAGACGTTTGTCAGGACATTACCAGTCCCCAATTTTCTACGTCATTGGATGCCTTCGCTTACTGGTTCAACACCAAGTTTGCCGAAGACATTGGCTGCGTTGTGGTTGACGTTGATACCATGGTAGAAGCCTTCAGTGAAACAGAATGGGACGCGGCATTCAACGCTTTGGGAGCTCGCCAGGCTTTGTATCAGATGTGCAACGAATTTGGTTGGTTCTTCACAACAGATTCGGACTTCCAGCCGTTCGGTAGCCGTGTTTATCTGGAACTGTACTCTGAAACGTGCCGCAAGGTGTTCGGCGATTGGATAACCTTCGAGTCTATCTACTATGCCACCGTAAGAGCCAACAATCGGTTTGGCGCAAGTGCGCCCGTAATCACAAATGTGCACTACACAAACGGTGCCGAAGATCCGTGGCGCATGATCGGTATTACCACCGACCGTAATGCTTACGCTTTGGCCGATGTGATCCCAAGAGAGTTGAGCAGTGCGGACTTGCCAGCCACTTCCGAGAATGATTCCGAGGAACTGCTAGAAGTTAAACGCCGGGTGAAATCACTCATCAGCTACTACTTATATCCAGCGACACCGAGGGAAGCACCGAAGTCGGACGATACCGTTGTGTAA
- the LOC134226703 gene encoding survival motor neuron protein-like, whose product MNAARSKASSSSSEGEHSTDDIWDDTLIIRNYDESLAMVKEVVAKRLAMKTNKKMLAKAASATSEDQVQQQPQASTSTQPIKMKTEEGESSGWKTHRQRRALPKGNKPSYHVGDYCRATYDDGVDYEAKILAVDKSGDALIRYVGYNNEQTVAIEDLVPSWGRKARRKQREDAAELATEEDPNRMEMSDDEVKLTNKASKIRINIDPSFRMPKAGGGSSRVASTGFHAGMGASFMVPPPPPMPPMLEDDDDLESENLSAMLMSWYMSGYYTGLYHGQKMSQKRARPS is encoded by the exons ATGAATGCCGCTCGCAGTAAAGCG TCCTCCAGCAGCTCCGAAGGTGAACATTCGACCGACGACATCTGGGACGACACTCTCATCATTCGGAACTACGATGAATCTCTCGCCATGGTCAAAGAAGTAGTTGCCAAACGATTGGCCATGAAGACGAATAAAAAGATGCTAGCCAAAGCCGCCAGTGCTACCTCCGAGGATCAAGTACAGCAACAACCACAGGCGTCCACATCTACACAGCCGATAAAAATGAAGACTGAAGAAGGTGAGTCTTCCGGGTGGAAAACTCATCGGCAGAGAAGGGCGCTACCGAAAGGAAATAAACCATCGTACCATGTTGGAGATTATTGTCGAGCAACTTATGATGATGGCGTTGATTACGAAGCAAAGATACTGGCAGTCGACAAATCTGGAGATGCTCTGATTCGTTACGTTGGTTACAATAATGAGCAGACTGTTGCTATTGAGGATTTGGTACCGTCGTGGGGGCGCAAAGCTCGACGCAAGCAACGTGAGGACGCTGCTGAGTTGGCAACCGAAGAAGATCCTAACCGGATGGAGATGAGCGACGACGAGGTGAAGCTAACCAACAAAGCCAGCAAAATCCGTATTAACATTGATCCCAGCTTCCGAATGCCAAAAGCAGGGGGTGGTTCTTCGCGTGTAGCATCGACGGGTTTCCACGCCGGAATGGGCGCCTCCTTCATGGTTCCGCCTCCACCACCAATGCCGCCCATGCTGGAAGACGACGACGATCTGGAGTCGGAGAACCTGTCTGCCATGCTCATGTCCTGGTACATGAGTGGGTACTATACGGGGCTGTACCATGGACAGAAGATGTCTCAGAAACGGGCCCGACCCTCCTAG